The following DNA comes from Mesorhizobium sp. B2-1-8.
CTCGCGGGGTAGGTTCCGAGCAGGATCGTGGCCATTCGCTCCGCCGCCAGGATCAGCAGGACAAAGGCCGGGAAGGCGAAAAGCAAGTGTGGTTTGCGTTTCATGGTGCCTCGCAATCTGGCGGGCAGATTATGCCGCATATATTGCGCGAGGCTTAACGGGGCGTTTTTGCAGATCGGTATCGCGAAGATTGGCCTATGGATTGGCCAAAGCAGAAAATATCAGCCCTATCGCCAGTGCCGCCACTGCGTAAATAGCCGGCAAAAGCCGACGGTTCACACCAACCCGAAGCAAGGTATGACCAAGGTGATCCGTGCCGCCCATCCAAGGCCTCCGCCCCTGTAGCAAGCGGCGAGTGGTTACGAATATTGCATCAATCAGCGGGACGGCAATCCACGCCAACGAGGCGTCAAAACCTCTTTTCGAAGCAAGAAGAACGATTGCCGCCCCGAGCAGAAGGCTGCCGCTATCGCCCATGAAAACGCGCGCCGGGGGATAGTTGAAGCAAAGGAACCCGACGCATGCGCCCGCGCCGGCCATCCCGATATCGCCGCCCAGCCCCAGGAAGGCGGCCGTGATTGCACTCGCGGCAAGGCCATCGGCATGATCGAGCATGTTGACCGCGTTGCAAGCTATCCAAATGACGATCGGGACCCACCACAGACCTGTGATGATTCCAGCCAAGATCGCGGCAGCGGCCAATGCCGCTGCCTTGGCACCGGCGGAAAGGGACCGGACGTCATCCAGCGCCCCGATCAGGCAGAAAACAGCCAGCAGAAGAATATGCTCAACCGGAAGCCACGGAGCCATCGCGATCAGCATGGCCGGCCCTGCCAGCCGGGGTACCTCACCCGATGTGTGCCATCGGTCGCTCTTGACCTTTGAGACCGCTCCGATGCGTATCGCCAGACGCGCAAACAGCCAGACACAAACGGCCGATATGAGCAAGGCCCCGATGAACGGGACCAATGGACCAGGTATCAAGCCATTGCTCGTTCGGAACGCATGTGCTCGATGCAGTCGAGCACTGTCTGTTTGGTGCTTCGCAGTGGCCGCCATCCGGTCATGGAGGTCAATAGACTTGTGTCAGGCACGCGATCGTGCGTTACGGCGAACCGCTCACCAAAGACCGCACTGGAAGATTTCATGACGATGGTCGCACTCGTCTGGGTGGCATCAACCACCATCTTTGCAAGATTTCCAATCTGAACCGCCTCGCTGCCGCCCAGGTTGACTGGCCGGCCTCGCAACGACCGGCACTGCATCACCTGAAGCAAGCCCTCGGCGGCATCGGCTACGTGGAGAAACGCGCGCCTCTGCTCGCCATCGTCGTGAACCACGAGCGGTTCGCCCCGCAACGCCGCGTCGACAAACACTGGCAATACGAGGCCGGTCGCCGAGCGCTGGCGCGGTCCGGCCATGTTAAATGGTCGAACGATCCAAGTAGGGATGCCCAAATCAAAAAACAGTCCAGCAACCAGATGCTCAACCGCTGCCTTGGCAGCGGCATAACCCCATCGCGGTCGCAGATCCGTCATAACCGGATCGGACTCCGTGATTGGCCGGTCCCGACCGGAGCCGTAGACTTCTGAACTCGACGTATAGAGCAGCGGGCGCCTGTGCAGCCGGCATGCTTCGACGATTGAACAACCCGACTCGAGAATGCCGCTGGTGACGGCGAAGCGTTCCTTGTGAGCACGCTCGACGCCAATCGGACTCGCCAGATGGAATACGACATCGGCCAGGCCAACCTCATCCTGGACCGCCGCATTGTATGCAGGATCGCCGACCCTGAAGGTGCGGATCGTCAAGCGGGGGTCACCAGTCGGCAGATTGCGAAGCAAGCCGTTCGAAAGATCATCGACAACGGTCACGGTGCAATTGCGCGCTAGCAACATATCGACCAGTGCCGACCCTACGAAGCCTGCGCCCCCAGTAACCAACACATGTGCGTGCTGGCCGACTTCAACCATGTCCGCGCTATGGTTGTCCAACGTTGACGCCTCCAGAACGACCCGTGGCCTCGCAACGCACGGGACAATCTTCTATACAGTCAGGGACGGGACGAACAACCCGTTTTTCTATCAAGCGAGCGAATTTTCATCGCCCCCTATATCATTAACGAATAAGTACCCCTCCGAAATGCTGCCATTAGTCCGACATCCCGGTCCAGGACCGGCAGACTGATTCTGACATATGCGTACCAATGTTTAGGTTTTCGTCGTTCTAGCGCGAAACAAATTGTCAGGGTATCCCCACGTTTCTCAAAATGCGACTTGTAAGTCTAACCGCGAGTGCCGCCACTGTATACATCAGGTCATCGACTCATGTTGCGCAATTGGGCTATGAGGCCGGCAGACGACCCCGGAGGAGCTTTGACGTTCGACTATCGGCCAGATATCGACGGGTTGCGTGCAATCGCGGTGGCCGCCGTCATACTTTTCCATTTTGACGTACCCGGTTTCCCGGGTGGCTTCGTCGGCGTCGATATCTTCTTTGTCATGTCTGGCTACTTGATCACGCGCCTTTTGGCGGGTGAAGGCGCTAAACTGTCCCTGATCGAGTTCTACGCCAGACGCATACGCCGAATTCTGCCGGCGATGCTGGTAACGATCGGCTTCTCGCTCATTGCCGGGTGGTTTCTGTTGCTCCCCGGGGACTATGCCGGCTTAGGACACAGTGCGGCATATTCCACCGTCGGGTTGGCGAACTACTACTTTCTCTGGAACACGGGCTATTTCGACCGCGAGTCGACGCTTCTGCCCCTGCTCCATCTCTGGTCGCTCGGCGTCGAAGAGCAGTTCTACCTAGTGTGGCCGGTTTTGCTTCTGGTCGCGAACCGGTTGGCACGGGGCCGCCGTCTGCCGATCGTCGCGCTGATTTCTATCGTCGCACTGATCAGCTTCTCGATTGCCCTCCATCTGGTGGCGATCGATCCAAAACAGGCGTTCTATGTTCCCTTCAGCCGAGCCTGGGAACTGGCTCTCGGCGGCCTGCTGGTCTTTGCGGCGCCCATTCGCCGCCGAGGCACTTCCGAAGTTTGCGGACTGGTCGGCCTTTGCCTGGTCGCCGCCAGCACCATCTGGCTGTCGCCGGGTCAACCGTTTCCAGGCCTGAGCGCTTTATTCCCAGTGATCGGCGCTGTCCTGCTCATCTGGCCGCGTTCGCAGTCGATGATCTCGGCGCTACTTGCGAGCGCGCCTTTGCGATCGACGGGCAAGATTTCTTATAGCCTTTATCTCTGGCACTGGCCGATCCTGGTCTTCTTCCGTCACTACGCAGGCACCGCAATGCCGACGGCGGCCGAGGCGTCGGTCCTTGTCGCGGTGGCCTGGCTGGCGGCGTATTTATCTTGGCGGTTCGTCGAAGAACCCCTTCGCCGTCTACGGGCGCCTCCATCCAGGGCATTTGCCGCCGGTCTTGCCGCCGCGGTGATAGTTTGCCTAAGCGGCAATGCGATCTTCGAAGCCGGCGGTTTCACCAGCAGGATTCCGAAAGAAGCCGAGGCAATAAGCAGCCTCGATGTGATGTGGGATTGGCCGTGTCCACAGACGGTCGGCATCCCTGAACTCGGCAGCACCTTTTGCGCGTTTGGGGCGCCCTGGAACAAAGCGAGACATCACGCCGTGCTGTGGGGCGATAGCCATGCGGAGCATCTCGCCCCCCTGTTGGATGCGGTGGGCCAAAGGGAGAATACGGCCTTCTTTCTTTATCGTGGCTGCCCGGCCGCCTTCGGAGAAGGTGTCCATCGCGATTTTCCAGAACATCCCGACTACCAGGAAAGCTGCGCGACTTCCCGAAAGGCGGTCGTCCACATGCTGAGACAGCGAAAAGATATCGACCTCGTGGTCCTGTCTTCCGCCTGGACAAACCTTGCTGACACCAATGTCGTCGCCGATGACGGCCGGCCGGCCGACAGGGTCCTGCTGTTGCGCGATGGCCTGCTCAGCCTCGTCAAAGAAATCACCGCTCGGCAACGACGCATCGGAATCATTGGACAGGTGCCGGTGCCAGGCGTGGATCTGACGTCCTGCGCGGCAATGCGCGAAAGCGGGATGCTGAGACGTTGTTCGACAGACATGGATAGCGAGCAAATCCTACGGCGTTGGTCGCCGGTGGTGACCGCGTTAGAGTCGCTTGCGGATGAAAATGGGGTGTTCTTCGTCGATCCACTCAAAGGTATGTGTCCGGACAGGCATTGCGCCACCTACATCAATGGCGAGTTCATTTACCGCGACAAAGCTCACCTGCGCCGAAACTTGAGACCGGAGACCGATGATGCGATTGCGCGGATGATAGGTCTCTACTTCGCTTTCGACACTGGCGAAGAGCAAAACCAGGTATCGGCTGCGGCCGCGCAGCCCCACACAGCCAGCAAGAGCAATTGAGCGCGATGCCGCCGGACACAGTCTCCATGTCGACGATCAACACCTATCGATCTTCGGCGCGAGGCTTTTTGTTCCGAAAATTATCCAGAGGCTCGAGACCGACTTGTTAGTGGCGTCACGGCAACCACCGTCGCGACCGACCACGCGATGATTGTGCCTAGAAGAATGAAACAGAGTGCACTCACCGAAACCGGAACGGCGACCTCGTAGGTTCGCTCATTGCTGCGAGGGTCGCTCGAATCCGTCGGCGCGAACAGCACAGCAGCCCGCCGGCGGAAAGTATACTCGCCTTGCCTGACGGCGGGCCATGCATGCGAAGACCAGTCGACGCGGTGGAGCGATGTCCCGTTCTCGTGCAGATAGGATACTTGCGAAGGCGGAATGTCGGACAAGTCGTCAAACTGGAAGAGACCGGGAAATTGTGACCGCGGAAGTAGCGTCTCGTATCCGCCTCGGACAGTAAACATGGTCTCGTTCTGCAGCCGTCCGGTAGAAAGCGGTGGTGTGACGAGCAATATCGCGATGCAGCCGGCGCCAAAGGCCGCGACGCCTGCCACTGTTCCGCAAGCAAAGCTCCAAGGCTCTGTCGGCGATGGCATTTCGACAGCCACTTTCCGCGCGGCGAGCATGCCGCCAATCCCAAGCGCGATCGGAAGAAAGAGACTTGGTGTCAGCAAGAGGTCATGCGAGGTCAGCATTACCCCTACAACCGCGACACCAAGGGCAAGATCATCGGCGTTTCGAGCAAAGCAGAAGGCGAAGCTGACGATGGCGATCGGAATGAGCCAGCCGAGGTGGCCGAAAGCGATCGCAAACAGGACGAAGGTGTTGTGCGGCGCAAGGGCTTGCGCCTCTTCAAGTCCGCGACCGAAAAAGCCACCCTCCCGATAGGCGAGCAGTCCGCGCTCGAGAAAGAGAGCCCTTGCCGAAATCGAGTTCCTCTTGCCTTCATCCGTCAGCCGTTCGCCGAGCGCCTGCATCTTGGCGACGTTCGTGGATTGACTGGCTGCGGACCAGGTGCCGGATGGCAGAGGAGACGACGTTACGGCGTCCGCAGATGCACCGGGGGGCGTGGCAGTGCCGGCAGAACTTGTCCCTGGCGAAGCCGGTTGATTTGCCGAAGCCCCTTCAGGCGACGCCGCAATTGGCACTGTAACGGCAGGCGGAGGTCGATCGACAGCCTTTGATGCCTCGTCGAGCGCGGTGCTTACAGACAAAATGCCGGCAAAGGATTCGCCCATGGCGATGCGGAAGGAAGCATTTGTGGTCAGCGCGATGCCGATCGCTCCCAGCAGTCCAAACGCGACGGCGACCGCACGGCCCCAACCCCCAAGATCGATCTGAAAACGACGGCCGCTGCGAAATTGTTGCCAAACGCGAACGACACTCGGAACCGCCACCGTTGCAAAGGCGGCGAGAAGGGTCGAGCGAGAAAGCGTCGCAAGAAGCGTTATGGCTACGAGAACAAGAAAGCTTGCACGCCATTTTTGTGCGACGGCGCGATAGCTCGCCGCAGCCCCAAGCAGAAGTCCGGCCGCCGCGACATTGGGATTGATCGCCAAACCGGCGGCCCGGCCAGGAGTGTTGGTGAAGCCGTTGGCAAAGAGGAGATCGAGGAAGCAAACCACCGCATTGAGCGCTGTGACTGACGCCGAGAGGCGCAACACGATTACCGGAGCGGAGGCAAGCATGAGGACAATCGCCGCGCCGCCGAGGAAAAGGGTGATGAGGTAACACTTGGCGACGATCCCGACCGGATGAAGCGCAACCGGGACGACCGCCATGGCGGCGGCGATCGCAAGCAGGAGGATCGCGCTACGCACCTCTCGACGCGTTGCAAGAACCGCGATCGAAACAATCAGCACGCCGCCATACAGCGCATGGAAAACCAGCCTCGCGAACTCGTCCCGTCCCGTAAAGAACGGCAGAAAGTATGGCATGAACCAGGACTGATAAATGACTATGGTAAATGCGCACAGACCGGCGGCGATACAACCGAGAATCCCCGCCAGTGGACGCGCCGAAGATCGTTCAGAGTGAGCGATCCCGCTCATTCATTTGTCCTCGAGATAGAGGCGTTCATAAGCGTCGACCATGGATCCGACCGAGTAGCGCTCTCTCATGGTCCGTTGCCGAAACTCGCGGTCAGTTGCCGGCTCCGGCAACCGGTCGATAACGGCGAGGAGCCCGCGAGCGAGATCGGCAGGGTCACGAGACGCCACCAGTACACAACCCGGCATACCCGAGACAGCCTCGGGATTTCCTCCGACATCGGTAGCGACGACCGGAAGACCTGCCGCGAGCTTTTCCATCAAGGCGTTGCAAAAACCTTCTTCGTGGGAGGCGATCACACCGATATCCATGCCGGCGAGCAGGCCCGGAACATCATTCTGCGTTCCCAACAACCGCACTTTCGATCCAATCCCGAGGCGCTCGGCTTGCTCGCTCAGAACCGGCCCGATGCCCCGATCCTGTCCTGCCACGAACAACCTTAGCTTCGGTCGACTTTTGCTGGCGAGAGCGAACGCCTCGATGAGATCGCCATGCCCTTTATACGGAATGAGATTGGCGACTATGACGATGCCGACGTCGTCGGCATCGAGACCGAGGTGGCGCCGCGTGTCGCCTCGTCGATGGCCCACATGGTCGAAGCGGCTCAGATCGAGACCATTCGCAATCACGCGGACGCGGCCGATATCGTAGCCATCGCGAGCCGCCATATCGGACGCGACCGCATGCGAGTTCGCGACCACCACATGTGATAGCCGATTGGCGATGCGATCCATACGCTTCAGCCGTGGCCAGCGCTCCTGGTGATAGCCAAGACCGCGTCTCGAAGTGATGACGAGTGGTGCCAACGCAAACCGTCCCGCCAGAGCGCCCAGGAAGTTTGTCAAAGGCAGGAAGGCGTGGACAACGCGCGGCCGCGTCAAAGCAGTGCGAACGACCAGCGAAGTGACCGCGGCGCCGAGAACCAGCATCGCCTTCATGCTCGGGCGCGTCTTCGCGGCCACGCTCGATTTGGTCGCCGTCTTGGCTGTTGTCGGCGATTCAGGTGACGGATTCGGCCGATGAAACCCGTACGATACCCGGACTCCTGCACGATGCAGTGTTTCCGCCAGAACGCCGCCCTGCGAAAGCGCAAAAACCTCGACGTTCCAGCCTCGCTTCTTCAACTCCGTGGCAAGCAGCACGAGTTGGCTCTCCGTGCCGCCGAGATCAAGCGTCCCAATAACAAAGAGCACCTTGCGACGAGGCCTTCTCGCCAGTGCGGTCGAAGGCCCGGCAGCGTATTGTCGGCTTTCAGTATCCGTCATCGGAAGTTCTTCTCGCAGCGTCATCCGCCCCGCCTGACCTGGTGGGCTTGCCATAAGGTGCCGGCGGTCCGCAAGCGGCAGTCTCTGCCGGATAATGGGTTCTGGAAATGGTCACGAGTAGGCAAAATCAAATCGACCGAGCAGTTCTGCGAACCCGCAACGGCATAAGCCGGGCAAGCCTTTCATGATGCCGGAGCACCATGCCAATAGCCGCGAGCAAGACACCGGCTGCCAGAAGCGCCAGCGGCGGAACCCATTTCAGGCGTTCGAACTTTGCCTCGTACGCACGCACGTCGTTGAAGTCTTTGGCGGTCCCAAGCGGTTGCCAAGCCTGACCATACGCCCTTCTTAGCAGAGGCAGCATCGGCCCGAATTGCGCGTAGTAGGTGTCGATGATCGACGGGTCCTGTTGTACATCCTCAAGCGAGTGAGGAACGAAGACACCATAGTCGGAATCGAGAATGTTGCCATTCGACTCAACCACAGTGTGCTCGGGCGCACTGTAGATCGTCGCTTCGATGCCTTGATCGGCAAGGACAGAGTAGACGATCTTCGAAACCTGGGAACAGAACCCATAGCCCCGATCAAGTGCCTT
Coding sequences within:
- a CDS encoding MraY family glycosyltransferase — protein: MLIAMAPWLPVEHILLLAVFCLIGALDDVRSLSAGAKAAALAAAAILAGIITGLWWVPIVIWIACNAVNMLDHADGLAASAITAAFLGLGGDIGMAGAGACVGFLCFNYPPARVFMGDSGSLLLGAAIVLLASKRGFDASLAWIAVPLIDAIFVTTRRLLQGRRPWMGGTDHLGHTLLRVGVNRRLLPAIYAVAALAIGLIFSALANP
- a CDS encoding NAD-dependent epimerase/dehydratase family protein; the protein is MDNHSADMVEVGQHAHVLVTGGAGFVGSALVDMLLARNCTVTVVDDLSNGLLRNLPTGDPRLTIRTFRVGDPAYNAAVQDEVGLADVVFHLASPIGVERAHKERFAVTSGILESGCSIVEACRLHRRPLLYTSSSEVYGSGRDRPITESDPVMTDLRPRWGYAAAKAAVEHLVAGLFFDLGIPTWIVRPFNMAGPRQRSATGLVLPVFVDAALRGEPLVVHDDGEQRRAFLHVADAAEGLLQVMQCRSLRGRPVNLGGSEAVQIGNLAKMVVDATQTSATIVMKSSSAVFGERFAVTHDRVPDTSLLTSMTGWRPLRSTKQTVLDCIEHMRSERAMA
- a CDS encoding acyltransferase family protein yields the protein MTFDYRPDIDGLRAIAVAAVILFHFDVPGFPGGFVGVDIFFVMSGYLITRLLAGEGAKLSLIEFYARRIRRILPAMLVTIGFSLIAGWFLLLPGDYAGLGHSAAYSTVGLANYYFLWNTGYFDRESTLLPLLHLWSLGVEEQFYLVWPVLLLVANRLARGRRLPIVALISIVALISFSIALHLVAIDPKQAFYVPFSRAWELALGGLLVFAAPIRRRGTSEVCGLVGLCLVAASTIWLSPGQPFPGLSALFPVIGAVLLIWPRSQSMISALLASAPLRSTGKISYSLYLWHWPILVFFRHYAGTAMPTAAEASVLVAVAWLAAYLSWRFVEEPLRRLRAPPSRAFAAGLAAAVIVCLSGNAIFEAGGFTSRIPKEAEAISSLDVMWDWPCPQTVGIPELGSTFCAFGAPWNKARHHAVLWGDSHAEHLAPLLDAVGQRENTAFFLYRGCPAAFGEGVHRDFPEHPDYQESCATSRKAVVHMLRQRKDIDLVVLSSAWTNLADTNVVADDGRPADRVLLLRDGLLSLVKEITARQRRIGIIGQVPVPGVDLTSCAAMRESGMLRRCSTDMDSEQILRRWSPVVTALESLADENGVFFVDPLKGMCPDRHCATYINGEFIYRDKAHLRRNLRPETDDAIARMIGLYFAFDTGEEQNQVSAAAAQPHTASKSN
- a CDS encoding glycosyltransferase, producing MTDTESRQYAAGPSTALARRPRRKVLFVIGTLDLGGTESQLVLLATELKKRGWNVEVFALSQGGVLAETLHRAGVRVSYGFHRPNPSPESPTTAKTATKSSVAAKTRPSMKAMLVLGAAVTSLVVRTALTRPRVVHAFLPLTNFLGALAGRFALAPLVITSRRGLGYHQERWPRLKRMDRIANRLSHVVVANSHAVASDMAARDGYDIGRVRVIANGLDLSRFDHVGHRRGDTRRHLGLDADDVGIVIVANLIPYKGHGDLIEAFALASKSRPKLRLFVAGQDRGIGPVLSEQAERLGIGSKVRLLGTQNDVPGLLAGMDIGVIASHEEGFCNALMEKLAAGLPVVATDVGGNPEAVSGMPGCVLVASRDPADLARGLLAVIDRLPEPATDREFRQRTMRERYSVGSMVDAYERLYLEDK